A stretch of the Bacillus sp. B-jedd genome encodes the following:
- a CDS encoding carboxypeptidase M32, which produces MDRQKAIQDFKALDEKITHFQSLSGLADWDQKVMAPKKGRSQFAKAIGTLRTEAFKLSVSDEMGRLLEELQTESAELDEMTAAQVRERREEYNRSRRIPAEDFKEFAILTAQANDAWEHAREHNDFGHFAPYLEKIVAFRRKFAEIYGYEAHPYDAVLDEYEPGLTVAQLDPIFSKLRDTSVALLERIKKSPDQTPSEIFKQNFPIEKQKEFNRFILPVIGFDMEAGRLDETVHPFAQSITIGDVRLTTRYLEGNVRSALFGTIHEAGHGIYEQNIDLKYDGTVLAGGTSFGIHESQSRFLENMVGRSKAFWSYFYPRLVEYFPEQLGDVSEEDFYRAVNTVEPSFIRVEADELTYNLHIMVRYEIEKALMAGELEVQELPSVWNSKMEEYLGITPATDREGVLQDVHWSFGGIGYFPSYSLGNLYAAQILNTIRKEVPEYEEAIAEGNFAPVMGWLNEKIHQYGSLYRPNELIVKVTGEELNADYLAQYLEAKYSEIYKLS; this is translated from the coding sequence ATGGATAGACAGAAAGCAATCCAGGACTTTAAAGCACTTGACGAAAAGATAACCCATTTTCAAAGCTTATCCGGCCTTGCTGATTGGGATCAGAAAGTAATGGCTCCGAAAAAAGGGCGCTCTCAATTTGCCAAGGCAATCGGCACATTGAGGACGGAAGCATTCAAGCTTTCCGTTTCAGATGAGATGGGCAGGCTGCTTGAAGAATTACAAACGGAATCTGCGGAACTCGATGAGATGACAGCAGCACAAGTTCGTGAACGAAGAGAAGAATATAATCGTTCAAGAAGAATTCCGGCTGAGGATTTTAAAGAATTCGCCATCTTGACTGCCCAGGCGAATGATGCGTGGGAGCATGCGCGGGAGCATAACGACTTTGGCCATTTTGCGCCATATCTTGAAAAAATCGTTGCATTCAGGCGCAAATTCGCCGAGATATACGGCTATGAAGCACATCCATATGATGCTGTGCTTGATGAATATGAACCAGGCCTGACGGTCGCCCAACTTGACCCGATCTTCTCAAAGCTGCGTGACACAAGCGTGGCGCTTTTGGAGAGGATTAAGAAATCGCCAGATCAGACGCCGTCAGAAATTTTCAAACAGAATTTTCCTATTGAAAAACAAAAGGAATTCAACCGCTTTATTTTGCCTGTTATCGGTTTTGACATGGAAGCGGGCAGGCTTGATGAAACGGTGCATCCATTCGCACAATCAATTACGATTGGTGATGTCCGCTTAACTACAAGATACCTGGAAGGCAATGTCCGTTCCGCACTGTTCGGAACAATCCATGAAGCCGGCCATGGTATTTATGAGCAAAATATCGATCTAAAATATGACGGGACCGTCCTTGCTGGAGGGACTTCATTTGGAATCCATGAGTCACAGTCCCGGTTCCTTGAAAATATGGTTGGGCGCAGCAAGGCATTCTGGAGCTATTTTTACCCGAGGCTTGTTGAGTACTTTCCGGAGCAGCTCGGAGACGTCAGCGAGGAAGATTTTTACCGCGCGGTTAACACAGTTGAGCCTTCGTTTATCAGGGTTGAAGCAGATGAGCTGACGTACAATTTGCATATAATGGTGCGCTATGAAATTGAAAAAGCGCTAATGGCTGGGGAACTTGAGGTTCAAGAACTTCCTTCCGTTTGGAACAGCAAAATGGAAGAATATCTGGGAATCACGCCTGCAACAGACAGGGAAGGCGTACTCCAGGATGTCCATTGGTCATTCGGCGGCATTGGCTACTTCCCATCCTACTCTCTTGGCAATCTGTACGCCGCACAAATCCTCAATACGATCAGGAAGGAAGTGCCTGAATACGAAGAGGCTATCGCTGAAGGGAATTTCGCGCCTGTCATGGGCTGGCTGAATGAGAAAATCCACCAGTACGGTTCTCTTTACAGGCCAAATGAACTAATTGTCAAAGTAACAGGAGAAGAATTGAATGCTGATTACCTAGCTCAGTATCTTGAAGCAAAGTATTCGGAGATTTATAAGTTATCCTAA
- a CDS encoding PstS family phosphate ABC transporter substrate-binding protein, producing the protein MFIGVAGFLAGGIVAGLYFAKNDRKDITLFKKHFPVFLPLFLTVFAATVLMLATRGHFGNDLWAVFIFLFFPFLPNSFLSVQGGEIMLTFMAPFAYFLGFQGAYLSFNRQNGPNWIALIGGVLSVAVCLAVSAAILWQKSQKVLPSYGFKYENGYSSVDLSPFYVTNKSNRLPKLNEPSAFTIEKEEEMPVLDGAEAAYPVYAAFANAVYKDIASKNDGNEKGEIVSFTNTIYAFERLLSGEVDIFFGAQPSEEQKRMAESQGKELVLTPIGKEAFVFFVNSKNTVNTLSVDQIKGIYSGEITDWGKAGGENGKIRAFQRPEGSGSQTIMQLIMKEAPLMEPLKEEVRGMGDIVEEVADYRNYQNAIGYSFRFFTTGMNPNKEIKLLAVNGIEPSAATIQSGTYPYVVNLYAITLKDNPKQTIKPFLSWMQGPQGQKLIQDVGYIPLKNR; encoded by the coding sequence ATGTTCATCGGGGTGGCTGGATTTTTGGCCGGAGGGATTGTGGCGGGTTTATATTTCGCTAAAAATGATCGTAAGGATATAACGTTGTTTAAAAAGCATTTCCCTGTTTTTCTGCCTTTGTTCCTTACTGTTTTTGCCGCCACTGTCCTAATGTTAGCGACTAGAGGGCATTTTGGAAATGATTTATGGGCAGTCTTTATCTTCCTGTTTTTCCCGTTCCTGCCGAATAGTTTCCTAAGTGTTCAGGGCGGTGAAATCATGCTTACCTTCATGGCGCCGTTCGCTTATTTTCTTGGATTCCAAGGGGCGTATCTCTCTTTTAATCGACAGAATGGCCCAAATTGGATAGCGTTAATAGGTGGAGTCTTATCTGTTGCAGTTTGCCTGGCTGTTTCAGCGGCAATACTTTGGCAAAAAAGCCAGAAAGTTTTGCCTTCCTATGGGTTCAAGTACGAAAATGGTTATTCAAGCGTTGATTTAAGCCCGTTTTATGTTACGAACAAATCGAATCGGCTGCCAAAGCTCAATGAACCTTCTGCTTTTACGATAGAAAAAGAAGAAGAGATGCCTGTCCTCGATGGAGCAGAAGCTGCATATCCTGTGTATGCGGCATTTGCGAATGCAGTTTATAAAGACATAGCCTCGAAGAATGACGGGAATGAGAAGGGGGAAATTGTCAGCTTCACAAATACAATTTATGCTTTTGAACGCTTATTATCGGGTGAGGTAGATATTTTCTTTGGGGCGCAGCCTTCCGAGGAACAAAAAAGGATGGCGGAATCCCAGGGTAAGGAATTGGTCCTGACGCCAATCGGGAAGGAAGCCTTTGTCTTTTTCGTGAACAGTAAAAATACAGTTAATACTCTTTCCGTCGATCAGATCAAAGGGATTTATTCCGGGGAGATAACGGATTGGGGCAAAGCTGGCGGAGAAAACGGAAAGATCAGGGCCTTTCAGCGGCCTGAAGGCTCGGGTTCGCAAACAATCATGCAGCTTATCATGAAAGAAGCGCCCCTCATGGAACCCTTAAAGGAGGAAGTCAGGGGTATGGGCGATATCGTGGAAGAGGTTGCCGACTACAGGAACTACCAGAACGCAATTGGGTATTCATTTCGGTTTTTTACTACTGGCATGAATCCGAATAAGGAAATAAAATTGCTTGCGGTCAATGGCATTGAGCCGAGCGCAGCAACGATTCAATCCGGAACGTACCCATATGTAGTGAACCTTTATGCCATTACGCTAAAGGATAACCCAAAACAAACAATCAAGCCTTTCCTCAGCTGGATGCAAGGCCCCCAAGGCCAAAAACTCATACAAGATGTAGGTTATATACCTCTAAAAAATAGATAA
- the arcC gene encoding carbamate kinase, which produces MNKIVLAIGGNAIIKEGQKGTIVEQQENIAESCDMILDLIEQGNEVVITHGNGPQVGNTLIKVHMASSVIPPYPLDVCDAETQGNLGYLIQQALKNRMTERGIDKTVASIVTQSVVSQEDPAFDNPTKPIGPFYTQEQLDEALKEQEFSYIEDSGRGYRRVVPSPKPIKIVEKDAVEALLKSGVTVITAGGGGIPVVETNGILKGAEAVIDKDFASALLAAEVGADYLFILTGVEQVAVNFGKPNQENLSTLSIADAKKYMDEGQFPKGSMGPKIEAAIYFLEKGGKNVVITSIDKLQDALNGKTGTRLVL; this is translated from the coding sequence ATGAATAAAATTGTTCTTGCCATTGGTGGCAATGCGATTATTAAAGAAGGTCAAAAAGGTACGATCGTGGAACAACAGGAAAATATCGCTGAAAGCTGCGACATGATTCTTGATTTGATTGAGCAGGGCAATGAGGTTGTCATCACACACGGAAACGGTCCACAGGTAGGAAATACGCTCATTAAGGTACATATGGCTTCAAGCGTTATTCCTCCATATCCGCTAGATGTCTGTGACGCAGAAACACAAGGGAACCTTGGTTACTTAATCCAGCAGGCCCTGAAAAACAGGATGACAGAACGCGGCATTGATAAAACAGTCGCTTCTATCGTTACCCAGTCTGTCGTTTCCCAGGAAGACCCGGCGTTTGACAATCCGACAAAACCAATCGGGCCATTTTATACACAGGAACAGCTTGATGAAGCATTGAAAGAACAGGAATTCTCTTATATCGAAGACAGCGGCCGCGGATACCGCAGGGTAGTTCCGTCCCCAAAACCAATCAAGATTGTTGAAAAGGATGCTGTTGAAGCTCTTTTAAAGAGTGGAGTTACGGTCATTACTGCCGGAGGCGGCGGAATTCCAGTAGTAGAAACTAACGGAATTTTGAAAGGCGCAGAAGCAGTTATTGACAAAGATTTTGCAAGTGCGCTCCTTGCAGCTGAAGTTGGAGCCGATTACCTATTCATTCTGACAGGCGTGGAACAAGTAGCCGTTAATTTCGGTAAACCAAATCAGGAAAACCTTTCTACTCTGTCTATTGCAGATGCGAAGAAATATATGGATGAAGGCCAGTTCCCTAAAGGAAGCATGGGGCCGAAAATTGAAGCTGCAATTTATTTCCTTGAAAAAGGCGGGAAAAATGTAGTCATCACCTCCATAGATAAACTGCAGGATGCCCTTAACGGCAAAACAGGCACACGCCTCGTTCTGTAG
- a CDS encoding MFS transporter, giving the protein MEHKKFIPFWWKIVAVFTLGWVLMYADRTILNPVMPHLAEEFGLTNAQLGLVNSVFFIAYAIAQIPSGTMGDRYGRRTILVPGFILFGLLTGTTGLATSFFMFLLLRFVTGLGEGTYYGPSYAVATDNIPEKHLTVGTAIINSGMALGISLGYMLSSYFTLELGMSWRVPFYLMTIPTLLAAGLIWFMLRPNPQLKDITKEPGHEKVNIWEQLKNRNVMIILIMNFCSLYGFFMIITWLPQYLQLERGFHGSEVGYISSLIPWASIPAAILFGMFSDRLGRKKPIIFLLVPIAIVSVCAVAFIDNKTMLVIALLIYGFTGKLALDPVLLSFMARNVSKRAYATMFSIYNFAGMLSSIIAPYITGYLVDITGEMKTGFILAIIMMAIGLLAMAFTKEMPKEAQV; this is encoded by the coding sequence ATGGAACATAAAAAATTCATCCCCTTTTGGTGGAAAATTGTTGCTGTTTTCACCCTTGGCTGGGTACTGATGTATGCTGACCGGACAATACTCAATCCGGTCATGCCCCATCTAGCTGAGGAATTTGGCCTGACGAATGCCCAGCTTGGTCTTGTAAACAGTGTGTTTTTTATCGCCTACGCGATTGCCCAAATCCCGTCCGGGACAATGGGTGACCGATATGGAAGAAGAACGATCCTTGTGCCCGGGTTTATCCTGTTTGGTTTACTGACTGGTACGACTGGGCTTGCGACAAGCTTTTTCATGTTTTTGCTTCTCCGGTTTGTGACAGGGTTAGGGGAGGGTACCTATTACGGCCCTTCCTATGCTGTCGCAACAGATAATATTCCAGAGAAGCATTTGACAGTTGGAACGGCGATTATTAACAGCGGTATGGCATTGGGAATTTCACTCGGTTACATGCTGTCCAGCTATTTTACACTGGAACTCGGAATGAGCTGGCGTGTCCCGTTTTATTTAATGACCATTCCAACGTTATTGGCCGCGGGACTTATCTGGTTCATGCTTCGTCCAAATCCGCAACTGAAAGACATAACGAAGGAGCCGGGCCATGAGAAAGTGAATATTTGGGAACAGCTGAAAAATCGTAATGTCATGATCATACTCATCATGAATTTTTGTTCCTTGTATGGGTTTTTTATGATTATTACGTGGCTGCCTCAATATTTACAATTGGAAAGGGGATTTCATGGAAGTGAAGTAGGATACATATCCTCCTTGATTCCTTGGGCCTCCATTCCAGCCGCAATCCTGTTTGGTATGTTTTCGGACAGGCTCGGCAGGAAAAAGCCGATTATATTTTTACTTGTCCCGATTGCGATCGTTTCGGTATGTGCGGTTGCTTTCATTGATAACAAGACTATGCTGGTGATTGCTCTCCTTATTTATGGCTTTACAGGTAAGCTGGCTTTGGATCCGGTGCTTCTTTCCTTCATGGCAAGGAACGTTTCCAAAAGGGCTTATGCAACAATGTTCAGTATTTACAATTTTGCCGGAATGCTTTCATCTATTATTGCCCCGTATATTACAGGGTACCTAGTTGATATTACCGGTGAGATGAAAACAGGCTTTATCCTCGCGATCATTATGATGGCCATCGGATTGCTGGCGATGGCGTTCACGAAGGAAATGCCAAAGGAAGCCCAGGTTTAA
- the fdrA gene encoding acyl-CoA synthetase FdrA: MLHTIIKENSYQDSVNLMLLTNKLSTMEGVKRISIMMGTPANKDIFKSTGLYTDELENAKPNDMMIVMEAEQEEKVQEVLEELDNFLKNQAISDTGSNFTTVRTWDKATKALPSANMALISVPGQYAPEEIDKALNNGLHAFVFSDNVPIEEEVRLKKKGKEKGLLVMGPDCGTGVMGGIPLAFANVIADGNIGVVGASGTGIQEVTTIIDRLGGGITHAIGTGGRDLSDKVGAITMIESIKGLENHQGTKVVVVISKPPAPEVRDHVTQVLQSLSKPAVAIFIGEKPEYHEGNVHFAHTLEETAVLAVELSKGNKIASPEAREISVPEVSLKEGQTSIKGLYSGGTLAGEAAMLISEALGLEKGAKKEEGFQLKSGGHMVVDLGDDVYTQGKPHPMIDPETRVKFMKEAAQDEDTAVILFDLVLGYGSHEDMAGALLPAIKEIQAEAKAAGKEIPFVSFVCGTDKDPQSYKEQREKLQSAGVLMYDSNVQAVKAALKLIGKELKEIQKEHRELSSPVQKEDLTVAAPIQKLLNEKPMVINVGLKKFTNAVLNHGGQVVQFDWRPVAGGNERMRKILSLLQ; encoded by the coding sequence ATGCTGCACACAATTATTAAAGAAAATTCTTATCAGGATTCAGTTAACCTGATGCTATTAACGAACAAGCTGTCGACAATGGAAGGCGTAAAAAGGATTTCCATTATGATGGGTACTCCTGCCAATAAGGACATCTTCAAGTCAACAGGACTTTATACCGACGAACTGGAAAATGCGAAGCCAAACGATATGATGATCGTTATGGAAGCTGAGCAGGAAGAAAAGGTTCAGGAAGTACTCGAGGAACTGGACAACTTCTTGAAAAACCAGGCAATCAGTGATACAGGAAGCAATTTCACAACCGTACGCACATGGGATAAAGCAACGAAAGCATTGCCATCTGCAAACATGGCGTTGATTTCTGTTCCTGGGCAATATGCTCCTGAAGAAATTGACAAAGCACTTAACAATGGCCTGCACGCTTTCGTATTCAGTGACAATGTTCCAATTGAGGAAGAAGTTCGCCTGAAGAAAAAAGGAAAAGAAAAAGGATTGCTTGTCATGGGTCCTGACTGTGGTACAGGTGTCATGGGCGGTATTCCACTGGCATTCGCGAACGTCATCGCTGATGGAAATATCGGGGTTGTCGGCGCTTCTGGAACTGGAATCCAGGAAGTTACCACCATTATCGACCGTCTCGGCGGCGGAATTACTCATGCAATTGGAACTGGCGGCCGTGACCTTTCCGATAAAGTCGGCGCCATTACGATGATTGAAAGTATTAAAGGTCTAGAAAACCACCAGGGAACAAAAGTGGTTGTTGTAATTTCCAAGCCACCGGCTCCTGAAGTGCGCGATCATGTTACACAGGTACTTCAAAGCCTGTCTAAACCGGCTGTAGCGATTTTTATCGGTGAAAAACCTGAATACCATGAAGGCAATGTCCATTTTGCCCACACGCTTGAGGAAACAGCTGTGCTTGCTGTTGAGCTTTCTAAAGGAAATAAAATTGCCTCTCCGGAAGCGCGTGAAATTTCTGTACCGGAAGTTTCCCTTAAAGAAGGGCAAACATCCATCAAGGGACTTTATTCCGGTGGTACACTTGCAGGTGAAGCAGCAATGCTGATTTCCGAAGCACTGGGACTTGAAAAGGGAGCGAAGAAAGAAGAAGGCTTCCAGCTTAAGTCAGGCGGACATATGGTCGTTGACCTTGGTGACGACGTGTACACACAAGGCAAGCCACACCCAATGATCGATCCTGAAACAAGAGTGAAATTCATGAAGGAAGCAGCTCAAGATGAAGATACTGCAGTCATTCTCTTCGACCTAGTTCTTGGCTACGGTTCACATGAAGATATGGCTGGAGCACTGTTGCCTGCAATCAAGGAAATCCAGGCCGAAGCAAAAGCGGCCGGAAAAGAAATTCCATTTGTATCTTTTGTCTGCGGAACTGATAAAGACCCGCAAAGCTACAAAGAGCAAAGGGAAAAACTTCAGAGCGCCGGTGTTTTGATGTATGACAGCAATGTCCAAGCTGTTAAAGCAGCTCTGAAATTAATTGGCAAAGAATTGAAGGAAATTCAAAAGGAACATAGGGAGCTTTCTTCCCCAGTTCAGAAAGAAGACCTTACTGTTGCTGCGCCAATCCAAAAGCTGCTCAATGAAAAGCCAATGGTCATCAACGTAGGCTTGAAAAAGTTCACAAACGCAGTCCTCAACCATGGAGGCCAAGTTGTCCAGTTCGACTGGAGGCCAGTCGCTGGAGGCAACGAAAGAATGAGGAAAATCCTCAGCCTGCTCCAATAA
- a CDS encoding DUF1116 domain-containing protein, with amino-acid sequence MYNTMNEANRAVLDKIVGSAPFLVDVVPAKSVIEVLNGKVLLHAGPPIKWEEMTGPMQGSCVGAALFEGWAKDEQEALDMLQNGEVEFMPCHHVNAVGPMGGITSGNMPVFVVENRSEGNRAYCTMNEGIGAVLRFGAYSDEVINRLKWMRDVLGPVLSKAIKMTEDGLNLNVMIAKAITMGDEFHQRNIAASLIFLKEVSPFILKADINEEERFQVIKFLADTDQFFLNVMMATCKAVLDGARTIEHGTVVTAMCRNGKDFGIRISGMGDQWFTAPVNTPQGLFFTGYSQEDANSDIGDSAITEAYGVGAMAMIAAPGVTRFVGAGGFENALSTSNEMLEICIDQNPNFAVPTWDFQGICLGIDARKVVETGITPIINTGIAHKKAGVGQIGAGTVRAPLACFEKALEAYAQKLGLID; translated from the coding sequence ATGTATAACACAATGAATGAAGCAAACAGGGCGGTATTGGATAAGATTGTTGGCTCAGCACCTTTCCTAGTTGACGTGGTCCCTGCGAAATCAGTAATTGAAGTATTGAACGGCAAAGTATTGCTACATGCCGGACCGCCAATCAAATGGGAAGAAATGACTGGCCCAATGCAAGGCTCATGCGTCGGTGCAGCCTTGTTTGAAGGCTGGGCAAAGGATGAGCAGGAAGCCCTTGACATGCTACAAAATGGAGAAGTCGAGTTTATGCCTTGCCACCATGTAAACGCAGTTGGACCGATGGGCGGTATTACATCCGGCAATATGCCTGTATTCGTTGTTGAAAATCGCTCAGAAGGAAACCGCGCTTATTGCACAATGAATGAAGGAATTGGAGCTGTTCTCCGTTTCGGAGCGTATTCCGATGAAGTTATCAACCGTTTGAAATGGATGAGGGACGTACTTGGCCCGGTTCTATCGAAGGCGATTAAAATGACGGAAGACGGATTGAACCTGAACGTCATGATTGCCAAGGCAATTACAATGGGAGACGAATTCCACCAGAGGAATATTGCCGCTTCACTTATCTTCCTGAAGGAAGTCAGCCCATTCATCCTAAAAGCTGATATCAATGAAGAAGAACGCTTCCAGGTAATCAAGTTCCTTGCCGATACGGACCAGTTCTTCCTGAATGTCATGATGGCTACATGTAAGGCTGTTCTTGATGGTGCGAGGACAATTGAACACGGTACTGTCGTAACGGCAATGTGCCGGAACGGAAAAGACTTTGGTATCCGGATCAGCGGTATGGGAGACCAGTGGTTTACTGCACCGGTTAATACTCCGCAAGGATTGTTCTTTACTGGTTACAGCCAGGAAGACGCCAACTCGGATATTGGTGATTCCGCGATCACAGAAGCTTATGGTGTCGGAGCAATGGCAATGATTGCTGCCCCAGGCGTTACACGCTTTGTAGGTGCTGGCGGATTTGAGAACGCTCTAAGCACAAGTAATGAAATGCTTGAAATCTGTATCGACCAAAATCCTAACTTCGCAGTTCCAACATGGGATTTCCAAGGAATCTGCCTTGGCATTGATGCAAGGAAGGTTGTTGAAACAGGGATCACCCCTATCATCAACACCGGAATTGCGCACAAAAAGGCCGGCGTTGGCCAAATTGGTGCAGGAACAGTTCGCGCGCCGCTTGCCTGCTTTGAAAAAGCTTTAGAAGCTTATGCGCAAAAGCTTGGTCTGATCGACTAA
- a CDS encoding sensor histidine kinase, giving the protein MGYLKKDVDIGSIGLSQLLAVYECMPDGFLFTNLQKEAVYYNDSLKDILFEEEGTILATEDDFLSLINGCTIRHFDNLPLLQEETDVVLKLTVKINERLKHLSVTKFEVFLQSQPTGTGYLIRDITQEEEILLLKTDLITIASHEFKTPITSLRGSVETLLREDADWDEEFKQDLLEGIHEDLVHLQELVTVWFDIKKIELGTMSLNKHHFPIGQLVTKTIEQLPNEIRCMATIDINMGDYQNLFIYGDRKRLHQVLLNLVVNGLVHNESKHKIISISVTTDDQFVYIHVKDNGLGIEPEYMDKIFERFYKINPPLYGKAHGSGLGLAVCRGLMMEHKGDILVESAPGYGSTFTMKLPSYLSEEGE; this is encoded by the coding sequence ATGGGATATTTAAAAAAAGACGTAGATATCGGAAGTATTGGCTTAAGTCAGCTTTTGGCTGTCTACGAATGCATGCCGGACGGCTTCCTGTTCACGAACCTTCAAAAAGAAGCAGTTTATTATAACGATTCTTTAAAAGACATCCTTTTTGAAGAGGAAGGGACTATTTTAGCCACCGAGGATGATTTTCTCTCTTTGATTAATGGCTGCACTATCCGACATTTTGATAATCTCCCCCTTCTTCAGGAAGAAACAGATGTGGTATTGAAGTTGACTGTTAAAATTAATGAGCGCTTGAAACACCTATCCGTAACGAAATTTGAGGTGTTTTTGCAAAGTCAGCCAACTGGTACCGGTTACCTTATCCGGGATATTACCCAGGAAGAGGAGATTCTGCTCCTGAAAACCGATTTGATTACAATCGCGAGCCATGAGTTCAAGACGCCGATTACGAGCCTTAGAGGAAGCGTGGAGACGTTGTTGCGCGAGGATGCCGACTGGGATGAAGAGTTCAAGCAGGACCTGCTTGAAGGGATACACGAAGATCTTGTTCATCTCCAGGAACTCGTGACGGTTTGGTTTGACATAAAAAAAATCGAACTGGGCACAATGTCTCTGAATAAGCACCATTTTCCGATTGGCCAGCTCGTCACAAAAACGATTGAGCAGCTGCCCAATGAAATTCGCTGCATGGCCACGATTGATATCAATATGGGCGATTATCAAAACTTATTCATTTATGGTGACCGGAAACGCCTCCATCAGGTTTTACTGAATCTGGTGGTCAACGGACTGGTACATAATGAAAGCAAACATAAGATCATTTCCATCTCAGTCACAACAGATGATCAGTTCGTGTATATCCATGTTAAAGATAATGGGCTAGGTATCGAACCAGAATACATGGATAAGATTTTTGAGCGTTTTTACAAAATCAATCCTCCTCTTTATGGGAAAGCTCATGGTTCAGGTCTTGGGCTTGCAGTTTGCAGGGGATTGATGATGGAGCATAAAGGTGATATTTTAGTTGAAAGCGCGCCTGGTTACGGGAGTACATTTACGATGAAACTTCCAAGTTATTTGAGTGAAGAAGGTGAGTAG
- a CDS encoding response regulator transcription factor has product MSHKIAIIEDDAKIARFIKANLQSKGYEAITFPEGELFLEQFALQNPDLVLLDITLPGINGFTVLDRLRKFTNVPVIILTARSNSNDLVEGFELGADDYLTKPFSLDELFARVKAVLRRMSVHEQIFQEESKLSIGSLDINFAQKRVFALGKELRFTHTEYMILEQLALYADKIISHEQLLVSVWGKEYRDEVEYLRVAIARIRKKLKEAGITNSSDLIRTYPGIGYSLVSNTNTTQV; this is encoded by the coding sequence ATGAGCCACAAAATTGCAATAATTGAAGATGATGCTAAAATTGCGCGATTCATTAAAGCCAATCTCCAATCAAAAGGATATGAGGCGATCACTTTTCCTGAGGGAGAACTGTTTTTGGAACAATTTGCGCTGCAAAATCCTGATTTGGTTCTCTTGGATATTACGCTGCCAGGAATAAATGGGTTTACTGTTCTCGACAGGCTTCGAAAGTTTACGAACGTGCCGGTCATCATCCTGACTGCGAGGAGCAATTCAAATGATCTCGTCGAAGGATTTGAGTTGGGCGCAGATGACTATTTGACAAAACCTTTTTCGCTTGATGAACTTTTCGCCAGGGTAAAGGCTGTGCTTCGTAGAATGAGTGTGCATGAACAGATTTTCCAAGAGGAAAGCAAACTATCAATCGGGTCACTTGATATTAATTTTGCCCAGAAAAGGGTTTTCGCACTTGGGAAAGAATTGCGGTTCACACATACTGAGTATATGATTCTTGAGCAACTCGCTTTATATGCCGATAAAATCATCTCCCATGAACAGCTGCTTGTTTCAGTGTGGGGGAAGGAGTATCGCGATGAAGTCGAGTATTTGCGGGTCGCGATTGCAAGAATTAGGAAGAAGCTGAAAGAGGCGGGTATTACGAACAGTTCGGACCTGATCCGGACCTACCCAGGCATCGGGTATTCGCTCGTGTCCAATACGAATACTACACAAGTTTAA
- a CDS encoding alpha/beta hydrolase has translation MKKTIVYKQVGTLEIKADFYGTGTSHAPVIMYIHGGGLIWGSRTDMKEEQIKLYNEAGFAVFSIDYRLAPETKIAEIKKDVEDAFLWLRLQGPELLEIDPDRIFISGGSAGGYLSLLTGTFEHKPKAIVSFYGYGDITGKWAADPSAYFRAMARVPKELVNMLIKKEPIAEGPIAQRYGLYLYGRQTGSWIEDVTGYDPFLQRSILKSWSPYWNITADFPPTLLLHGTKDDDVPYEESKNMADALTEAGVFNKLITIQGGVHVFDENMDDPAVQDAFNEVITFLKSFC, from the coding sequence GTGAAGAAGACGATTGTTTATAAACAGGTCGGAACACTTGAAATTAAGGCGGATTTTTATGGAACTGGGACAAGTCATGCGCCAGTCATCATGTACATTCACGGCGGCGGGTTAATCTGGGGTTCCCGTACAGATATGAAGGAAGAACAAATCAAGCTCTATAACGAGGCGGGGTTTGCGGTCTTTTCCATCGATTACCGGCTGGCTCCGGAAACAAAAATAGCGGAAATTAAAAAAGATGTTGAAGATGCCTTCCTTTGGCTAAGATTGCAGGGCCCTGAGTTATTGGAAATTGACCCGGACAGGATTTTCATTTCGGGCGGTTCGGCTGGCGGATACCTTTCTTTGCTCACAGGCACATTCGAACATAAACCGAAGGCAATAGTTTCATTTTATGGGTATGGAGACATCACTGGTAAATGGGCCGCTGATCCAAGTGCGTACTTCCGTGCGATGGCCAGAGTGCCTAAAGAACTTGTAAATATGCTCATTAAAAAGGAACCCATTGCAGAAGGACCGATTGCCCAGAGATACGGCCTTTACTTATATGGAAGGCAGACCGGCAGCTGGATTGAAGATGTGACCGGTTACGATCCTTTCCTTCAGCGCAGTATTTTGAAATCATGGTCTCCGTATTGGAACATAACAGCAGACTTCCCGCCTACCCTCCTTCTTCATGGAACAAAGGACGATGATGTTCCTTATGAAGAATCTAAAAATATGGCAGACGCGTTGACGGAAGCCGGGGTTTTCAATAAGTTGATCACCATTCAAGGAGGCGTTCATGTATTTGATGAAAACATGGACGACCCTGCCGTCCAGGATGCTTTCAATGAAGTCATCACATTTTTAAAGTCATTTTGCTAA